A portion of the Pseudomonas synxantha BG33R genome contains these proteins:
- a CDS encoding class I SAM-dependent rRNA methyltransferase — protein MSLPSLRLKANADRRLRNGHLWVYSNEIDVAATPLHGFQAGDQAILEAAGGKTLGIVAMSPNNLICARLLSRDIKLPLDKSLLVHRLNVALSLRDRLFDKPFYRLVYGDSDLLPGLVVDRFGDILVVQIASATMEAHKEDVIAALTQVLKPSGILFKNDSAARDAEGLNRYVETVFGLVPEWVALEENGVKFEAPVIQGQKTGWFYDHRMNRARLAPYAKGKRVLDLYSYIGGWGVQAAAFGASEVFCVDASAFALDGVERNAALNGFAEKMTCIEGDVFEALKELKASEERFDVIVADPPAFIKRKKDMKNGEGAYRRLNEQAMRLLSKDGILVSASCSMHLPEDDLQNILLTSARHLDRNIQMLERGGQGPDHPVHPAIVETRYIKSITCRLLPNS, from the coding sequence ATGTCCCTGCCAAGCCTGCGTCTCAAAGCCAACGCCGATCGTCGTTTGCGCAACGGCCACCTGTGGGTCTACAGCAATGAAATCGACGTGGCCGCCACCCCACTTCACGGCTTCCAGGCAGGCGACCAGGCTATCCTGGAAGCAGCCGGCGGCAAGACCCTGGGCATCGTGGCCATGAGCCCGAACAACCTGATCTGCGCCCGCCTGCTGTCGCGCGACATCAAGTTGCCGCTGGACAAGTCACTGCTGGTGCACCGCCTCAACGTCGCGCTGTCCCTGCGTGATCGCCTGTTCGACAAGCCGTTCTACCGCCTGGTCTACGGTGATTCCGACCTGCTGCCGGGCCTGGTGGTCGACCGTTTCGGCGACATCCTGGTGGTGCAGATCGCTTCGGCGACCATGGAAGCGCATAAAGAAGACGTGATCGCGGCCCTCACCCAGGTGCTCAAGCCCAGCGGCATTCTGTTCAAGAACGACTCCGCCGCACGCGACGCCGAGGGCCTCAACCGCTACGTCGAAACGGTTTTCGGCCTGGTGCCGGAGTGGGTGGCGCTGGAAGAGAACGGCGTGAAATTCGAAGCCCCGGTGATCCAGGGCCAGAAAACCGGCTGGTTCTACGACCACCGCATGAACCGCGCCCGCCTGGCCCCGTATGCCAAAGGCAAGCGCGTGCTCGACCTGTACAGCTACATCGGCGGCTGGGGCGTGCAAGCTGCAGCCTTTGGCGCCAGTGAAGTGTTCTGCGTCGACGCTTCGGCCTTCGCCCTCGACGGCGTAGAGCGCAACGCCGCGCTGAACGGCTTTGCCGAGAAGATGACCTGCATCGAAGGCGACGTGTTCGAGGCCCTCAAGGAACTGAAAGCCAGCGAAGAACGCTTCGACGTGATCGTCGCCGACCCGCCGGCTTTCATCAAACGCAAAAAAGACATGAAAAACGGCGAAGGCGCCTACCGCCGCCTCAACGAGCAAGCCATGCGCCTGCTCAGCAAGGACGGAATCCTGGTCAGCGCTTCGTGCTCGATGCACCTGCCGGAAGACGATCTGCAAAACATCCTGCTGACCAGCGCCCGTCACCTGGACCGCAATATCCAGATGCTCGAACGCGGCGGCCAGGGCCCGGACCACCCGGTGCATCCGGCGATTGTCGAGACTCGGTATATCAAGAGCATTACTTGTCGCTTGCTGCCTAATAGCTGA
- a CDS encoding MFS transporter: protein MPISTATSNKSYFIVLLMTMTLLAVFPLDVVLPSFPALSNHFGHTPSEIAQSVSIFAIGLAVSLLLIGPLSDMFGRKKLLLAGIALSALGAAGCLLAPDFNWFIGFRVVQAVGCGAFALSQALIQDLFTGRELQRIRIWMTTAGGVFISSSPLMGTWLQIYGGWQASFYVFIVLATVVWLWSARLLHDSRSSHRPSPLQFFNGYWLLFSDLRFVSYWLISALAFACHFSFIVMSPLIFMERLNLSTYQFAWALLLYGAAYVCGGVIASILHRKMDADRQINTGLLLITVSGLVMLWLAWQFGLSAATVLIPMLICTAGTTICRPIANSKAMSLYPQLAGTATSAGSLLIFMCGGLISLVINLATANLTTALALCFLILSAAGLALNALIKQRPHVL, encoded by the coding sequence ATGCCTATTAGTACAGCCACATCGAACAAGTCATATTTCATCGTACTGTTGATGACCATGACCCTGCTCGCCGTCTTCCCCCTCGACGTAGTCCTGCCGTCCTTTCCCGCCCTCTCCAATCACTTTGGCCACACGCCTTCAGAAATCGCCCAGTCCGTCAGCATTTTTGCCATTGGCCTGGCCGTCTCGTTGCTGCTGATAGGCCCGTTGTCTGACATGTTCGGCCGCAAAAAACTGCTGCTGGCAGGTATTGCCTTATCGGCGCTGGGTGCAGCCGGTTGTTTGCTGGCCCCGGATTTCAATTGGTTTATCGGCTTTCGCGTGGTTCAGGCCGTAGGGTGCGGGGCGTTTGCCCTGTCGCAGGCGCTTATCCAGGACTTGTTTACAGGACGGGAGCTGCAACGGATTCGAATCTGGATGACCACCGCCGGCGGAGTGTTCATCTCAAGCTCGCCACTGATGGGCACCTGGCTGCAAATTTATGGCGGATGGCAGGCGAGTTTTTACGTGTTTATCGTGTTAGCCACAGTGGTGTGGCTCTGGTCCGCACGCCTGCTGCACGACTCGCGCAGCAGCCATCGCCCTTCACCGCTACAGTTCTTCAACGGCTATTGGCTGCTGTTTTCCGACCTCCGTTTCGTCAGCTATTGGTTGATTTCCGCCCTGGCCTTTGCCTGCCATTTCTCGTTTATCGTGATGTCGCCCCTGATCTTCATGGAGCGCTTGAACCTGTCGACGTATCAATTCGCCTGGGCATTGCTGCTATATGGCGCGGCCTACGTCTGCGGCGGAGTGATTGCCAGTATCCTGCATCGCAAAATGGACGCCGACCGGCAAATCAACACTGGCCTGTTGCTGATCACTGTTTCAGGTCTGGTCATGCTCTGGCTGGCCTGGCAGTTCGGCCTGTCGGCCGCCACGGTGCTGATCCCGATGTTGATCTGCACAGCCGGCACCACCATCTGTCGACCCATTGCCAACTCCAAGGCCATGAGCCTCTACCCGCAACTGGCTGGCACGGCGACCTCTGCCGGTAGCTTGCTGATTTTCATGTGCGGCGGCCTGATCAGCCTGGTGATCAACCTGGCCACCGCCAACCTGACCACCGCGCTAGCCCTGTGCTTTCTAATCCTGAGTGCCGCCGGGCTCGCCCTGAATGCGCTGATCAAGCAGCGCCCACATGTCCTGTAG